In a single window of the Acidobacteriaceae bacterium genome:
- a CDS encoding type III pantothenate kinase: MLLAIDVGNSNTVMGLFQPATDSAPASLVADWRITTPHKQTPDELGVLLQTLFTMRNVKTEDVHGVAISSVVPPLDASLRRVCEVCFKVRPLFIEPGVKTGLPVLTDNPGEVGADRVVNCVAAFDLVGGPAIVVDMGTATTFDVVSKQGAFLGGAIAPGLGISADALFARAARLTRVEIKKPAKIIGTSTTDNIQIGLYYGYIGLVDGILERLIHELGPETKVIATGGLAKLISADSKYISRVEEMLTLNGLRLIWERNHDRQRRRNENRQVN, encoded by the coding sequence ATGCTGCTGGCGATCGATGTGGGTAACTCGAACACTGTCATGGGTCTTTTTCAACCAGCAACGGACAGCGCACCCGCGTCACTTGTTGCAGATTGGCGAATCACAACGCCGCATAAGCAGACACCAGATGAATTGGGTGTGCTGCTCCAGACGCTGTTCACAATGCGCAATGTGAAGACGGAGGATGTACACGGGGTTGCGATCTCGTCGGTCGTGCCACCACTCGATGCATCGCTTCGCCGCGTGTGCGAGGTCTGCTTCAAGGTGCGACCGCTATTCATCGAACCGGGCGTCAAGACCGGGCTGCCGGTGCTGACAGACAATCCCGGTGAGGTTGGCGCGGACCGGGTGGTGAACTGCGTGGCTGCCTTCGACCTGGTTGGAGGTCCTGCGATCGTCGTGGACATGGGAACCGCGACTACTTTTGATGTGGTTTCAAAACAAGGCGCCTTTTTGGGTGGGGCAATCGCTCCGGGCCTCGGGATCTCGGCCGATGCACTTTTTGCACGGGCCGCGCGGCTGACTCGAGTTGAGATCAAGAAGCCGGCGAAGATTATTGGAACGAGCACAACGGACAACATCCAGATTGGGCTGTACTACGGGTACATCGGTTTGGTCGACGGAATCCTGGAGCGGCTGATTCATGAGTTGGGTCCCGAAACTAAGGTCATTGCTACCGGCGGCCTCGCGAAGCTGATCTCTGCCGACAGTAAGTACATCTCGCGGGTGGAGGAGATGTTGACGCTTAATGGCCTGCGGCTGATCTGGGAACGCAATCATGACCGTCAGCGGCGACGGAATGAAAACAGGCAAGTAAACTGA
- the pgl gene encoding 6-phosphogluconolactonase, with the protein MPRPVTVTYQVWPSAAAMALASAHLFATRVEQAVASRGVARIAISGGSTPQSTFKLLADPAQPFLATVPWDKLQLFWVDERCVPPDHPESNYGVCREMLLKKVPIPEANVFRMEGELDPEEAASRYESTLRNVMRLEGAESPAFDLVVLGMGPDGHTASLFPHTEALNEIGRLVVANHVPQKETWRITLTWPVINQAAEVAFQVEGSGKTDVLAEVLTGPRDPERLPSQLIRPSNGKLLFLLDQDAAAKLPPAAEVAESKGYRVGTLEI; encoded by the coding sequence ATGCCTCGTCCTGTAACCGTCACTTACCAGGTGTGGCCATCGGCCGCCGCGATGGCGCTGGCCTCGGCACATCTGTTTGCGACCAGAGTAGAGCAGGCGGTTGCTTCCCGCGGGGTCGCGAGAATCGCAATCTCCGGTGGCTCGACGCCACAATCTACCTTCAAATTGCTGGCTGATCCGGCGCAGCCGTTTTTGGCGACAGTGCCGTGGGACAAACTGCAGCTGTTCTGGGTAGACGAGCGGTGCGTTCCGCCAGATCATCCAGAGTCAAATTATGGCGTCTGCCGCGAGATGCTGCTGAAGAAGGTGCCGATCCCCGAGGCGAACGTCTTCCGCATGGAGGGCGAGCTCGACCCGGAAGAGGCGGCATCCCGCTACGAGAGCACGTTGCGCAACGTGATGCGGCTTGAGGGCGCTGAGTCGCCCGCGTTTGATCTCGTTGTGCTCGGCATGGGGCCGGATGGGCACACGGCTTCGCTCTTCCCGCACACGGAAGCGCTCAATGAGATCGGCCGCCTGGTGGTGGCGAACCATGTGCCACAGAAAGAGACGTGGAGGATTACGCTGACCTGGCCGGTCATCAACCAGGCCGCTGAGGTCGCGTTTCAGGTGGAAGGCTCGGGGAAAACGGATGTTCTCGCCGAGGTTCTCACTGGGCCTCGCGATCCCGAGAGGCTCCCGTCTCAACTGATTCGACCATCGAATGGTAAGCTGCTCTTTCTGCTGGATCAGGACGCGGCGGCGAAGCTGCCGCCGGCCGCTGAGGTCGCTGAGTCGAAGGGCTATCGAGTTGGCACGCTGGAGATTTAG
- a CDS encoding ComEC/Rec2 family competence protein has translation MQAVGTPKHWMDSPPAVDPPQLRGGPMLAAALCFAAGDLIARRWQPPALLATSFALLVLLAIISLVWWRRIAVVPVLALWVVVGCICAQVQLPISRQSELTRYADGLSRTVRGRVMRVRELPPENSSQDQVNDFPWALGPGAWEQISGEPHRSVDLNVEAVEDVAPDVSEMRPVNGGLRVTLMDADPALECGDVIEVPLRLRVPDTYRDPGAWSYSDYLLGQGIGALASAHTQRLHIVDHARGAWSCRLAAAQSWASSRLQKLSAPTPARSPAWMQPNSDDTAMLSAMLVGDRTQLTTDLRAGFERTGTFHLFVVSGLHIVLLIGGLLWLLRKTRMREGAAVTIALSLGLLFALLTGFGAPVQRALGMTAAYLLARLFGRDTGPLNALGIAAAIILAIDPRALFEASFQMTTLVIIAAAGLARPVEARSFHPHARALRNLDTIALDANIHPRVAQLRVRLRMFGQLCASLLHPRLRNLPLWLGRGMAGVAGAVLFGVAVEICMVLPMATYFHRATLLALPTNLLLVPLIAALLALTILTFCTSLISISVARVPAACTAALIHLIRGTVDRIGHVSVADLRVPAPSPALVFVASTAIVLACIALRMRSRAWLVAACISIVAAPVVALWPTPPRVHPGVLEVTAIDVGQGDSLLVVSPQGGTLLVDAGGPVGQAASNSRWDVGEEVVAPYLWSRHIRRLDAVMLTHAHSDHMGGMPAILRDLHPRELWISIEPRQAPAMRSLLAEAKGLGITVRSFHAGDSFDWSGVHADVLSPELGYSNPGAPKNDDSLVMRLAYDRGSVLLEGDAEWSSEADMVLDHRVAPSTLLKVGHHGSKTSTADAFLAAVAPRVAVISVGTHNTFGHPRWEVLNRLEQAHVPTWRTDREGAETFLISPNGSISTLSAASNP, from the coding sequence ATGCAGGCAGTCGGGACTCCCAAACACTGGATGGACTCGCCGCCAGCCGTCGATCCACCTCAGTTGCGGGGTGGTCCGATGTTGGCTGCTGCACTCTGCTTCGCCGCCGGCGATCTGATTGCGCGCCGATGGCAGCCGCCAGCGTTGTTGGCCACTTCCTTTGCGTTGCTCGTGTTGCTCGCAATCATCAGCCTGGTGTGGTGGCGGCGCATAGCAGTAGTTCCCGTCCTGGCGCTCTGGGTCGTCGTTGGCTGCATATGCGCGCAGGTTCAACTGCCGATCTCCCGGCAATCAGAACTCACCAGGTACGCAGACGGATTGAGTCGCACGGTGCGCGGGCGAGTAATGCGAGTGCGGGAGCTTCCTCCTGAAAATTCTTCTCAAGACCAGGTGAACGATTTCCCGTGGGCGCTCGGCCCCGGCGCATGGGAACAGATCAGCGGGGAGCCACATCGCTCGGTTGATCTCAATGTGGAGGCAGTCGAAGATGTCGCGCCTGACGTCTCCGAGATGCGACCAGTGAACGGAGGGCTTCGCGTCACTCTGATGGACGCAGACCCTGCACTCGAATGCGGCGATGTCATCGAAGTGCCGTTGCGCCTCCGTGTTCCGGATACATATCGCGATCCGGGAGCATGGTCTTACTCCGATTACCTGCTCGGCCAGGGCATCGGCGCTCTTGCATCTGCTCATACGCAGAGACTCCATATCGTTGACCACGCACGGGGAGCCTGGAGTTGCCGTCTCGCAGCGGCGCAGAGCTGGGCTTCGAGTCGCTTGCAGAAGCTGAGTGCTCCCACCCCGGCGCGGTCGCCCGCGTGGATGCAACCTAATTCAGACGACACAGCTATGCTCAGCGCCATGCTCGTGGGCGACCGGACGCAGCTCACAACAGACTTGCGTGCAGGATTCGAGCGCACCGGCACCTTTCATCTGTTCGTCGTTTCCGGTCTGCACATCGTGCTGCTGATCGGCGGACTATTGTGGCTGTTGCGAAAGACGAGGATGCGAGAGGGAGCAGCCGTGACCATCGCATTGAGTCTTGGACTGCTGTTCGCTCTACTGACCGGTTTTGGCGCGCCTGTGCAACGTGCGCTGGGGATGACTGCAGCCTATCTACTCGCACGATTATTTGGCCGGGACACCGGCCCGCTGAACGCGCTCGGCATCGCCGCGGCCATCATTCTTGCCATCGATCCGCGGGCACTATTCGAAGCCAGCTTCCAGATGACAACGCTAGTCATTATTGCGGCTGCCGGGCTCGCACGGCCTGTCGAGGCGCGCAGTTTCCATCCGCATGCGCGTGCACTGCGCAATCTGGACACGATCGCGCTGGATGCCAACATTCATCCGCGAGTTGCGCAATTACGCGTTCGGCTGCGGATGTTCGGACAGCTGTGCGCGTCGTTGCTTCATCCCCGCCTGCGGAATCTTCCACTTTGGCTTGGCCGCGGAATGGCCGGCGTGGCCGGCGCCGTTCTATTCGGCGTTGCCGTGGAGATTTGCATGGTTCTGCCAATGGCAACCTACTTCCACCGCGCAACACTGCTCGCGCTTCCCACAAATTTGCTGCTTGTCCCGCTCATCGCTGCCCTATTGGCTCTGACCATACTTACGTTCTGCACGTCACTCATCAGCATCTCTGTTGCGCGTGTTCCCGCGGCCTGCACCGCTGCACTCATTCACCTGATTCGCGGAACTGTTGATCGAATCGGCCACGTGAGTGTGGCCGACCTGCGCGTTCCTGCGCCATCTCCTGCACTCGTGTTTGTTGCCTCCACAGCGATTGTGCTGGCTTGCATTGCTCTTCGGATGCGGTCGCGTGCGTGGCTCGTCGCCGCGTGTATTTCAATCGTTGCGGCTCCCGTTGTCGCGCTTTGGCCCACGCCGCCGAGAGTTCATCCAGGTGTGCTGGAGGTCACCGCGATAGATGTCGGCCAGGGTGACTCTCTGCTCGTTGTCTCGCCGCAAGGAGGAACGCTTCTCGTTGACGCCGGCGGTCCCGTCGGTCAAGCGGCTTCGAACTCGCGCTGGGATGTGGGTGAAGAGGTTGTCGCGCCTTACCTCTGGTCGCGGCACATCCGACGCCTCGATGCAGTGATGCTCACGCATGCGCACAGCGATCATATGGGCGGCATGCCTGCGATACTGCGCGATTTGCATCCGCGGGAGCTCTGGATCAGCATCGAACCGCGTCAGGCGCCAGCGATGCGCTCCTTGCTCGCAGAGGCAAAGGGACTGGGCATTACGGTACGCAGCTTCCATGCCGGCGACAGCTTCGACTGGAGCGGCGTGCACGCGGATGTTCTCTCTCCTGAACTGGGCTACAGCAATCCAGGTGCCCCGAAGAATGATGACTCCCTGGTGATGCGTCTGGCATATGACAGAGGCAGCGTGCTGCTGGAGGGCGATGCGGAGTGGAGCAGCGAGGCAGATATGGTGCTGGATCATCGAGTTGCACCCTCCACGCTGCTCAAGGTTGGACATCACGGCAGCAAGACCTCAACGGCGGATGCCTTTCTTGCAGCCGTTGCGCCGCGCGTGGCGGTAATCAGTGTTGGCACCCATAACACCTTTGGTCACCCACGATGGGAGGTGCTGAATAGACTTGAGCAGGCCCATGTGCCGACCTGGCGCACCGACCGCGAAGGTGCCGAGACCTTCCTGATCTCGCCAAACGGCAGCATCTCGACGCTCTCGGCAGCGTCCAATCCTTAA
- a CDS encoding NHL repeat-containing protein: MRLTILSLLGAAMLGIAGCGSTATNTGGTGGSGGSSEPNSCKAINVTSPTQPAPTKNYTLSGFAGVVRAGNLPIAGASVQLYAAGATGNGSAPTALLNAPITTDSTGAFTTGNTTCPYSNSVVYLVARGGSAVGLDSSNSAIALASVLGSCSAVKSGAGVVIDEATTVASVWALAPFMGSGGQIGATATNSSGMGLGAATALNLVNPATGKTPGVSFPASGTAPTTKINALANVMNGCVVASSSSSTACTQLFAASSGNGGAPTNTLDAAMNIARSPGANVATIYGLTGGSASYSPALSAAPSDWTLFATYSGGGMNGPSSLSIDSQGNVWVANYFGSASLFSNAGTPIFPQGITGNGLQNSYGGAVDVNDTAWIANEESASSVNNGLGSLTLLNNSGSSSGQYVNGGLNFPIAVAFDTSGVAWIVDYGNSHITLLSSNGSALSGTAGYTSASLEFPSAIATDSKCNAYVANQSSNTITRVIADGSASTDFVVGQGPASVAVDSADNVWSANFYANSVGLVSPAGMVLSGTGYTGGALNAPRAIAVDGNGTAWVASERGSTLAEFAAASSTTPGQLLSPSAGWGADAKLLEPYSIAIDAAGNIWVSNYASNTLTEFIGLAAPVKTPMLGPVRVP, from the coding sequence ATGCGACTTACGATCCTCAGTTTGCTGGGTGCAGCGATGCTCGGCATTGCGGGCTGCGGATCCACTGCGACCAACACGGGAGGCACGGGCGGTTCCGGCGGATCGAGCGAGCCGAACAGTTGTAAGGCCATAAACGTAACGAGTCCAACGCAACCCGCTCCGACGAAAAACTACACGTTGTCTGGCTTCGCGGGAGTTGTACGCGCTGGAAATTTGCCGATTGCCGGTGCAAGTGTGCAGCTTTATGCTGCGGGCGCAACGGGCAACGGCTCCGCTCCAACAGCCCTATTAAACGCCCCAATCACGACGGACTCCACAGGGGCATTTACAACAGGGAACACCACATGTCCTTACAGCAACTCGGTCGTCTATCTCGTTGCGCGCGGAGGTTCCGCTGTCGGTCTTGATTCCTCAAACAGCGCGATAGCGCTGGCATCAGTGTTGGGTAGCTGCTCTGCGGTTAAGAGTGGAGCAGGGGTGGTCATCGACGAAGCCACTACGGTCGCGAGCGTGTGGGCACTCGCTCCGTTCATGGGCAGCGGAGGACAAATAGGAGCAACGGCGACCAACAGCAGCGGGATGGGCCTCGGTGCTGCGACCGCGTTGAACCTGGTGAATCCCGCAACTGGCAAGACTCCGGGCGTTTCTTTTCCGGCATCGGGAACGGCTCCCACAACGAAAATCAACGCGCTCGCGAACGTCATGAATGGTTGCGTGGTAGCGAGTAGCTCCTCAAGCACGGCGTGTACGCAGCTTTTTGCGGCGTCCTCGGGAAATGGCGGGGCTCCGACGAACACTCTTGATGCGGCGATGAACATCGCCAGATCGCCCGGGGCAAATGTGGCGACAATCTACGGATTGACTGGCGGATCGGCTTCGTACTCGCCCGCACTGAGCGCGGCACCGAGCGATTGGACTCTCTTCGCAACTTACAGCGGAGGAGGCATGAACGGGCCATCTTCGCTTTCGATCGATTCGCAGGGGAATGTGTGGGTGGCGAATTACTTTGGAAGCGCAAGCCTGTTTTCAAACGCTGGCACTCCGATATTCCCCCAAGGCATCACAGGGAACGGCCTACAGAACAGCTACGGCGGTGCCGTAGATGTGAACGACACGGCGTGGATCGCAAATGAGGAAAGCGCGAGCAGCGTAAATAACGGACTTGGCTCCCTGACGCTGCTGAACAATAGCGGTAGCTCCTCCGGGCAGTATGTGAACGGCGGTCTGAACTTCCCGATCGCCGTCGCATTCGATACGAGCGGAGTCGCCTGGATCGTCGATTACGGCAATTCGCATATCACCCTGTTGAGCAGCAACGGATCGGCCTTGTCCGGGACAGCAGGTTATACGTCTGCGAGTCTTGAATTTCCTTCGGCGATTGCTACTGACTCGAAGTGCAATGCTTATGTTGCGAACCAGTCAAGCAACACAATCACACGCGTGATCGCGGACGGATCTGCATCTACAGATTTTGTCGTAGGGCAGGGACCGGCCAGCGTAGCCGTCGACAGCGCGGACAATGTCTGGTCGGCGAACTTCTATGCGAACAGCGTCGGCCTGGTCTCTCCGGCCGGAATGGTTCTCTCCGGAACCGGATACACCGGGGGTGCCCTGAATGCGCCACGGGCAATCGCCGTTGATGGCAACGGCACTGCATGGGTGGCGAGTGAGCGCGGCTCTACGCTCGCCGAGTTTGCCGCTGCCTCGAGCACGACCCCCGGTCAACTTCTCTCGCCCAGCGCGGGATGGGGAGCCGATGCAAAGCTTCTCGAACCATATTCCATTGCAATCGATGCGGCGGGGAACATCTGGGTATCGAACTACGCCAGCAACACACTGACGGAGTTCATCGGTCTGGCTGCGCCAGTCAAGACTCCGATGCTTGGTCCGGTCCGCGTACCGTAA
- the xrtJ gene encoding exosortase J, with translation MSTAPLTASAEPQVREEQASDRLRITTAVALSVALGVLGLFAIRSTCSALWAMWMNDPLKSIGALIPIVSIILILRVWRSLGWTLRGSWWGLAVLAATIAMVHVRDQAVIELVLSPSWTIVLPPHSLVAVAYTAGFVLLFGGVSLLRAAWFPVALMWFVNPVPHVFNRYIDLPLQHVSAMVARSFAHALGQALTPDQLSLMFTPKFGMFIAPGCNGIRGAVAMGFIALIAGYLYRLRACQWALLTLAAVLLAYVFNFVRLCGLVFYYVLALRFPWLQDHAAMGDYILGACLFFSATLLLFAALSRWSPQCNLRLPRLAHSNPFVAPISRVPSLIFRCGAFMLLITMGSVSYARAMLRPASSSSAFVRGTGVFPQQVGTYKLQREWNESLMTGPILFHWAEYIQGSGNPVVAIGVSPTLGAHDTLICHAARGENWIWHGPLNLLTPDGIVPVSASLFNDGATQYLEAATVCTGAVCSETATDRTRFGLIYSRPAAHDLLTQNPARPIPILLRAETPDATLSTAQARKELTQSLSQFLSGADLAAFTKQYRQH, from the coding sequence ATGTCCACAGCACCTCTGACAGCCTCTGCGGAGCCACAGGTCCGCGAAGAGCAAGCGTCAGACCGTCTGCGGATCACTACTGCAGTGGCACTCTCGGTCGCATTGGGCGTCCTCGGCCTGTTTGCCATCAGGTCGACCTGCAGCGCGTTGTGGGCCATGTGGATGAACGATCCGCTGAAGTCGATCGGTGCACTCATTCCGATCGTCAGCATCATCCTGATTCTGCGCGTGTGGCGGTCGCTTGGATGGACGCTGCGAGGGAGCTGGTGGGGACTCGCCGTTCTCGCCGCGACGATCGCAATGGTGCATGTGCGCGACCAGGCGGTCATTGAGCTGGTGCTGTCGCCATCGTGGACTATTGTTCTTCCGCCGCACTCGCTCGTGGCGGTGGCATACACTGCCGGGTTCGTGCTGCTGTTTGGCGGCGTGAGTTTGCTGCGCGCCGCCTGGTTCCCGGTAGCGCTGATGTGGTTCGTCAATCCGGTCCCGCACGTGTTCAACAGGTATATCGACCTGCCGCTGCAGCACGTGTCGGCAATGGTCGCGCGCAGCTTCGCGCATGCACTTGGTCAGGCGCTCACTCCAGATCAGCTCAGCCTGATGTTCACGCCGAAGTTCGGCATGTTCATCGCGCCCGGATGCAATGGCATTCGCGGCGCGGTCGCGATGGGATTCATCGCGCTGATCGCCGGGTATTTGTATCGCCTCCGCGCGTGTCAGTGGGCGCTTCTGACCCTGGCAGCAGTTCTCCTGGCGTATGTATTCAACTTCGTGCGCCTTTGCGGCCTTGTCTTCTACTACGTATTGGCGCTGCGGTTTCCCTGGCTGCAAGATCATGCGGCGATGGGCGATTACATCCTGGGAGCGTGTCTGTTCTTCAGTGCGACGCTGCTGCTGTTCGCTGCTCTTTCGCGCTGGAGCCCGCAGTGCAACCTTCGGCTGCCACGGCTTGCCCATTCAAATCCATTCGTTGCTCCGATCTCTCGCGTGCCGTCGCTGATATTCCGTTGCGGAGCGTTCATGCTGCTGATCACGATGGGCAGCGTGAGCTACGCGCGAGCGATGTTGCGGCCGGCAAGTTCATCCTCTGCGTTCGTGCGCGGGACGGGTGTGTTTCCGCAGCAAGTAGGAACGTACAAGCTCCAGCGCGAGTGGAACGAGTCCCTTATGACAGGCCCCATACTCTTTCATTGGGCGGAGTACATCCAAGGCAGCGGAAACCCGGTAGTGGCCATCGGAGTTTCGCCGACTCTCGGCGCGCATGACACCCTCATCTGTCATGCTGCGCGTGGAGAAAACTGGATATGGCATGGTCCGCTGAATCTCTTAACTCCGGACGGGATAGTGCCAGTCAGCGCATCACTCTTCAATGATGGCGCGACGCAATATCTTGAGGCAGCGACAGTCTGCACCGGTGCTGTCTGCAGTGAAACAGCGACGGATCGAACCCGCTTTGGCCTGATCTACAGCCGTCCTGCCGCGCACGATTTGCTGACACAAAATCCCGCGCGACCAATTCCTATTCTGCTGCGCGCCGAAACACCAGACGCAACTCTCAGCACAGCGCAGGCGCGTAAGGAACTTACGCAGAGCCTCTCACAATTTCTCTCCGGAGCCGATCTTGCTGCGTTTACGAAGCAGTATCGCCAACACTGA
- the glk gene encoding glucokinase, which yields MILAGDVGGTKVHLALYNFVAGKLSPVRDEKFPAAEFACLDDVVKTFLSPEKSGRPDVRDQIIASCFGCPGPVRDGRLKLTNLPWTLDARDLQRSLGIQHIFLINDLEANGYGITEVAHDKIFTLHAGDASSVGHRGLIAAGTGLGECLLIWDPILRRHLPIPSEGGHGDFAARNETEISLLNYLRRKLNGRVSTERVVSGIGMQNVYEFLRDDQKMDEPAWLRDRMSNEDPNAVIGSCADDGSSEICVRTIELVASAYGAEAGNLALKLLALGGIYLGGGIAPKILKFLSNGGFMHAFLDKGRMSPLLDTIPVRVILDDTCALLGAAAYAEARASELSGHSERQASVHGA from the coding sequence ATGATTCTGGCTGGGGATGTCGGTGGGACCAAGGTTCATCTGGCGCTGTACAACTTCGTCGCGGGCAAGCTGTCGCCGGTGCGTGACGAGAAGTTTCCGGCAGCCGAGTTCGCGTGCCTCGATGACGTGGTGAAGACATTTCTTTCGCCCGAGAAGAGCGGACGGCCGGATGTGCGCGATCAGATCATAGCGTCGTGTTTTGGCTGTCCAGGACCAGTGCGCGACGGACGACTGAAGCTCACGAACCTGCCCTGGACGCTTGATGCTCGCGACCTGCAGCGATCGCTTGGTATTCAGCACATCTTCCTGATTAATGATCTGGAAGCGAACGGCTACGGCATCACCGAAGTCGCACACGACAAGATATTTACGTTGCATGCAGGTGACGCGAGTTCGGTTGGACATCGCGGCCTGATTGCGGCGGGGACAGGATTGGGCGAATGCCTGTTGATCTGGGATCCCATTCTGCGGCGGCACCTGCCGATTCCTTCAGAGGGTGGTCACGGTGACTTTGCAGCGCGCAACGAAACCGAGATTTCGCTGCTGAACTATCTGCGTCGAAAGCTGAACGGCCGCGTCAGCACGGAGCGTGTGGTCTCCGGTATCGGGATGCAGAATGTCTACGAGTTTCTCCGCGATGATCAGAAGATGGACGAGCCGGCGTGGCTCCGCGACCGCATGAGCAATGAAGACCCGAACGCTGTTATCGGCTCCTGTGCGGACGACGGATCGAGCGAGATCTGCGTTCGCACGATCGAACTCGTCGCATCAGCGTATGGCGCCGAGGCGGGGAACCTTGCGCTGAAATTGCTGGCGTTAGGCGGCATCTATCTCGGCGGTGGAATCGCGCCGAAGATCCTCAAGTTCCTGTCAAATGGCGGGTTCATGCACGCGTTTCTGGATAAGGGCCGGATGTCACCGCTGCTCGATACGATTCCGGTGCGCGTGATTCTGGATGACACGTGCGCGTTGCTGGGCGCGGCGGCGTACGCGGAGGCTCGTGCTTCGGAACTCTCCGGGCACTCGGAACGGCAGGCATCTGTGCACGGCGCCTGA
- the rlmD gene encoding 23S rRNA (uracil(1939)-C(5))-methyltransferase RlmD encodes MKPVQLGIERVVYGGFGLARSASATSSSGPEALFVPFTLPGELVEAVPFGIKGELRLIDVLEPSSERVQPGCPHFGVCGGCHLQMANYPEQLRLKQEVLRESLMRAGVSEFPEITMHSADAWHYRNRIRLHVTREGDAFRLGYRERASNSILPISTCPIAAPLLWRAAEAMLEAASEDAEMQRWLESAAEVELFCAADESRVQITLLSKTPKQLSAASFEKAFAVLQQKLPELAGAGALQIQPRTAQVQRELANWGAAGLNYEIAGERYWIARGGFFQVNRFLLPAMVDLVCSGQRGQVAWDLFAGVGLFARILAHTFEQVTGVEANPSASRELGASLQRIGPQHKGVAAVIVDFLRSAVLQRDRPDLVVLDPPRAGAGMEVCQLLSRLAPPQMVYVSCDPVTLGRDLAVLQTVYTIEALHSVDLFPQTYHQEAVVRLRRRS; translated from the coding sequence ATGAAGCCGGTCCAGCTAGGGATCGAACGCGTTGTATACGGAGGTTTCGGGCTTGCGCGATCAGCTTCTGCGACGAGTTCCTCGGGCCCGGAAGCATTGTTCGTTCCGTTTACGCTGCCCGGCGAGCTCGTCGAAGCAGTGCCGTTCGGAATCAAAGGTGAGCTGCGGCTCATTGATGTGCTCGAGCCTTCGAGCGAACGCGTGCAGCCCGGATGTCCGCACTTCGGAGTGTGCGGAGGTTGCCATCTTCAGATGGCGAACTATCCTGAGCAGCTTCGACTGAAGCAAGAGGTGTTGCGCGAGTCGCTGATGCGAGCCGGCGTCTCTGAATTTCCAGAGATCACAATGCACTCCGCGGACGCGTGGCATTATCGCAACCGGATCCGGCTGCATGTGACTCGCGAGGGTGACGCGTTTCGGCTTGGATATCGGGAGCGTGCAAGCAACTCGATTCTGCCGATCAGCACATGTCCCATTGCTGCGCCATTGCTCTGGCGGGCCGCTGAAGCAATGCTCGAAGCTGCTTCGGAAGACGCGGAGATGCAGCGCTGGCTGGAGTCTGCGGCCGAGGTGGAGCTCTTCTGCGCTGCCGATGAGTCCCGCGTGCAGATCACATTGCTTTCCAAAACGCCGAAGCAGCTCTCGGCCGCAAGCTTTGAGAAAGCATTCGCGGTGCTTCAGCAGAAACTTCCGGAGCTCGCTGGTGCGGGAGCTCTTCAGATTCAGCCACGCACGGCGCAGGTTCAGCGCGAGTTGGCGAACTGGGGCGCGGCTGGTCTCAACTATGAGATCGCGGGAGAGCGCTATTGGATTGCGCGCGGCGGTTTCTTTCAGGTGAATCGATTTCTTCTGCCTGCGATGGTGGACCTCGTTTGCTCCGGCCAGCGTGGTCAGGTCGCGTGGGATCTGTTCGCCGGTGTTGGGCTTTTCGCGCGGATTCTGGCGCACACATTTGAGCAGGTAACAGGTGTGGAGGCGAATCCCTCTGCCTCGCGTGAGCTTGGCGCGTCGCTCCAACGCATCGGCCCGCAGCATAAAGGCGTCGCGGCTGTCATCGTGGATTTCTTGCGCAGTGCGGTGCTGCAGCGCGATCGTCCGGACCTCGTCGTGCTTGATCCTCCACGGGCGGGCGCGGGGATGGAAGTGTGCCAACTGCTGTCGCGACTCGCTCCGCCACAGATGGTGTATGTCTCCTGCGATCCCGTTACTCTGGGCCGTGACCTCGCGGTTTTGCAGACGGTCTACACGATTGAAGCGCTGCATTCGGTCGATCTTTTTCCCCAGACATATCACCAAGAGGCGGTAGTGAGGCTTCGGCGGCGCTCATGA